From the genome of Saccharomyces paradoxus strain CBS432 chromosome XII sequence:
AGACAGGGCCCCAGTATCCAccaaataaataatataccTGAAAATAGAGACCGATATGAACGAACCGAGATAGCTCTTTTCTAGTTTTGAGGTAACAATTTCTATAAGCAATTTCATATGATAGGACATtaatttaataattttttcaataactCGATTGATTTTCCCATTTCTATCATTCTCCATTCCCATGGCAACAGAGGGCCGACTGCATGTATCCTTTTTAAAGAACAACCTCACAAGCAAGGCGGCCTGGAATATGAATAATCGGTGTATCGAAAAGCGAACTACTTTCTGAGTGGCAAGCCCAAAAGGCTCCCGTAAATGCACCAGAGATCCGTTGAAATACTCCGAGACTAACTTTAGTAATGTCAAATAATCTTGTATGGCTGCAAAAGTAAAGCGATGATAATATCTTTTGAACTCAGAAGCGTTCCTAAAAGAttgcttttcaaaatgCAACGATACGCTATGATAGACGTTCATTGTACAAGTGTAACCAATAATATTAGCCACAaatgtttcattttcttcaaaagtgCTAAAGTCAAAAGATTCTTCGTTTGCTAAAAAAGAGGGAATATTAATATGTAAGCTTTTCACCgttgtttcttcaaaagaactTAAAATGAGAGGAAATTTCTGATtcaagaaatcttttgTCTCGTCAATGTTATTCAATACCTCCTTCAGGTAAGAAGTGCCATTTATTGGGTAACAGGAAGTTAGTAGTACTTGTAAAGATAAATGTAAATGATAGATATTCTCTGCTGTAGCCATCAAGGACAAGTCTAGATTGTTAGTAGAAGCGTAATTTTTCTCGAATAGCTCTGGTAGAGATTTGTCAGTCTTGATAAAGGATCGTAAATATTCTAAACTTAGAATGTCAGAATCACCTTCCGGAGTCGATATTtcaaacttcaaaaattgcaCGCCAAGCcataattttcttcttaaaTTGAATAATCTTGGATAATCGTCCCATTCGCTGACGTATCGAGTGTATTGGAAGGGTTCTTCGTTCAGTCCTAGTTTTATTGCCACATTTTccagaaattttaaatttaatAAGCTACTGTGGGTAGGATACATGTCAACTTGATCTGGATTCAAATACCgtaatatgaaaaaatataacaaACAACTGAATGTATGTTCATTAACATATTGAAAAACGTTCATCAGAGCAAGAAGTTTATGGGCGAGTAGCGCTAAATTGTTCGATTTTACACAAAAAGACTCTTTAAATGGATTATTAATACTTAGGCTCAATCGTCTGTGAGAAAAAGCTAATATAATTGTTAGAATCGTTATTGTCTCCAATTTTCTCCTAGAGTCTTTACCCGTAAATACGATGTTGTACCCGTTGAATTCATTCAATTGTAACAGCTCTTTCATATTATCTTCGAATAATGATATTTCCAATAACGGATAGGTCGGATATATTGTTTTGTAAAAGTCCACGATTAAGCCATCAACCTCATCCTTATTgtgtaaatattttgataattCCTCTAAAAGGATATTCACAGAAACTTTCTCATTACTTTCTTCAGGGTGCGCTTGCTCATAATCATACGTGTTATATAGAAAATCTATTGGAGGTGTCAATTTGCTTGTTTTTGAGgtattttcaataattttgagTGCAGCTTTATCGATGAAAAACAAAGGTCCAATTTCACCTATCGGTAAGTTTAATTCTCTCTTTTTACTGTTGGAAGAAACGTTTTCACGATGGCGTTCGACATCAATCAGTATTCTCCCATGTATGCAAGTGGTCAAAGCCTTAGCAAACAAATCATGTTGAAGAATGCTgtgaaaagcaaaaggaCTATCAACAATAGTTGTATTATTCATTACAACAAGCTTGTCGTGCGCATTCCATAAGTTCAtggcaaaatttttcatttcccAGCCTTTAGCACTTGAATTAAGCATGGAAGTGGAGGAGCCACTTGTGGATATCGATGCAGGAGTGAGGTTTCTAAGGTCTCTATATGGGACATTGTCGATGGTGGGAGATTTGTTAGTTCGTCCTGGTTCCACTTCATAGCTGCAAATCGAGGATGAGGCCTTACATTTGGAGCACGTAGGCCAAAGTTTGTCGcattttgttttcctttgtttGCACCGCAAGCAAACAAACGATGGTTTAACCTTTTTTCGAGAAGCAGGGTTCATACTCAGTGCAGTATACTCACCTTGTCATCATAGACTGTTTGTAATTAAATAGTCATTTCTCATCACTTTGTTCTCagtgttttttttgccttAGTGTTGCCTttagaggaaaaaaatgtgaagAGTGCATGCTTCTGCTGCTTACGTAAAAGAGAAACTCTGATCgcaagaaataaaaaataaaaataaaaaaggataGTAATTGTAAAATCAGATATTATTATACTATTATATTAAATTAATTTATTTGGAGAAGGCTATGCCAAGAAAAACGAGATCTGCAACAGATTACTCTCactcttcctttttttgccCTGCTGCCTTTTCGGCATTAACGTATGTAGTATAGTCCAGGATTTGCAATAATTGCCACACTGACCATGCTAAGAAGGCACCCAACAATGGGCCAATCCAGTAAATCCAGTGGTAGTGAGGGAAATATTTCGCAGCGACGGCGGCACCCAGGGATCTTGCAGGGTTGACACCAGTACCAGTGTAACCAGTCAAAGCCATGTGTGCCATAAATAAGGAAATACCAATCGGAAGTGCAGCCATGAAGTTAGTTTCACGCTTTTCAACAGCAGTCATCAAAACGGTTAAACACAATACAGCAGTACCAAACATTTCCAAAAACAACCCTCTAGATCTGGAACAGCCTAGACCCAAAGCATTAGTAAAGAGAACTTTACCTGGTGTCATAGCACTAGCAGCACCACCAGCAGCCATCCCAGCAATAATCTGAGAAAACCACATCACCACACATCTAGTTGGTGAGATAGCTCTGGCTAAAcacaaagaaagagaaacGGCTGGATTCAAAGCCCCACCGGAAACACCAGCAAAACACCAGATAGAAAACATGACAGAAAAGCCAAAACCAAGGGCAATCATGATCAATTGACCTGGATGAGACCCTTCTGGTTCGGTCTTCAAAGCTACATCATGGTTAGCGACATTACAAATGACGTATGCGCACCATAAAAACATGAAAGTACCGCAAAACTCACCCACAGCAGCGATAAAGTGGTTTCTTAAGGTATCTCTGTCAATATTAAAACGTGAATGCTTTGTTTCCGGCTGTTCAGGTGGAATATAAGCGTTGTCAACACCGGTTGGGTCCAGGTGTGaaatgtttttttcaaggtCGTTAGATTCGGTGGACATAGTATAACTAAGCTAGGCTAGCGCTGGTTTGAGAGCTTACATGAACCATAATAGtcagaaacaagaaaaaaaaagacctTGTGCACTAACATGCTACAAAAACTAACATATTTATAGTGCCGGTAGAGAGAGGGGTAGATATGATCCGGGATAAAAAGTTTATAAGAGGATAGCAGCGGCGTTCTAATTCGTTAATGAAAATTATAGTCCGGTATGGAcaagaaatatttccttttttcctttttttctttattttaggttttttttacttGCAGTGTAATAATCTAATCTACTGTAGGagattaaaaaaaacatcTAGAAGGATTGGAGGAGGTAATCCATTATGGCGGTGCTCTTATGGCGGAAAAATACACCTGCGACGTTAAAACAGAACGCGCTGTCGTATTAGCAGCAGTGAAAGTACTGTAGTAGCTACGGTGCACGCTAATGCAACGCTAATTAAATAAGCCTGCTCCAATTTAAAAGGCAGAAAAGAGCCGCAGAATTAAAGCCGTGAAAAGGCTTCGGAGAGTTGGTTCTTAACATTTTCGAAGAAATGTCCTTTAATATGTTTCCTTGGCCCAGAGAAGAGAGGGGAACGCAGCGTCGCTTCTGCTGGTTGAGGACAAAAACTATTCTCATCCCGAACTTTGCTAGGACATAttgtttttggaaaaaaaagccgTGGAACTCCTAAGACTCGTTCCCAAAAAGGGATTTAGAGTTAATTTTTGCTCGGCGTCAGGCCGTAAAAATGCCGGCGCCGCTTAGTAATTAATTGCAAGTTTAGAAGTACCGGACTTATTAGACACTGTCTCAGTAAATTCTTGAAAGCTCAAAAACGCAAATAATTAACTAAAATAGTTGCTAAATAACGCCTTTTATGTGGTAGATGAAAGGTCTTTGATGCCGTAGATATATCTACATATAGGTAGATGTAAGTTTAGAAAGAAGGAGTCGGACAGAGGATTTACCAACACTGGTATTCTTCGAAATACTCAACAATTCTTTCAGGGTAATCAAGAAGTTTCTGAGAAACGCTGTTTCTGACATCGTCGACCAGGACGGGAGGTCCGCAGCATACGATCGCTAATGAGTCTCTAGGCGgcatatttttcattgtgTTGTCAATTGCATTGCTAAAATTAGGTCTTGCGTTGCCGATGTGAGCGAAGTTTGTTAATTCGGCCATTATATCATTATAATTTATTAGTTGGTCTCGTGCATTTGCTCCCTTTGCAACAGCAGCTTGCTGTGTGAGATAAATTTGCACGTTGACATTAGATCGactgtttttcaattctagAACTTCGGATTTATAGccattaagaaaagaaaggtttTTGATCGTTATTATCAGATCTATACTTGTGGGTTTATCAGGTTTTCGTGATAGTTTAATGGCATGGTCTAATGGACCAGGCAAGCCTGTTCCTCCACttaataataacaaatgGTCGAAGTCACCGAGTTTATGGTTGCTGGGTCCATAAGGTCCCTCAATGGCTACTCGGAGCTGTAATTTACCATTTAAAGATTGCAAAATCTTGTTATAAATGAATCTAGTGAGACCGTTTTTCGGTTTGATCACTAAAACACACTTATCCCCTTCGTCGATAATGGTAAATGGATGGCATTGCCAAAATATCAAAGgatgtaaaaaataaatgaaacaATATTGTCCCGGTTTTGAATGCCATCTCCGGTTATGTTTGGGTATGATTACTTTAAACATTTCATCGTGCGGGTTGTTGCTGGTGTTCAAATTGATTAGTGTTGCTTTCGGAAATCTAAACCGCAAAATGTTCCATATTCTGAAAAGCTTTTCCAACCCCCAAATGAACAAGGACAGCACGATCCATTCTTTCCAGCCATTGAAAATCTTGACGTGTttccaacaacaataaaagaataaaatgGCCAATATAATATGGGTgtatagaaaaaattcgtagtgtctttttcttactaCTCCTAGCGATAGAACCAATAGGACGAAAAGCACCGTTATACCTGCTATACCAAACTTCCAATAGAGCTGTTTGTTGCTGAGTATAAAGGCGTGGTTAACGATTGCAAATAATGAATAAGAAAGCGAATGTATCGTTGCGTTTAAAACCATGATTCTACCGATCCATTTATGGAAACTAATAAATGAATTGAATTTGAGCCCTGttaaaaattccaaaaaacTATTCCTTGCtgtaaaaatgataatgagAGGGAACTGTGTAAAGGCCAATATCCCAGATCTATCAGCCAACAGTCTCGTAAACTGCGACAGGTGGCTGTTGAAAATAAGATTATATGGGTCTATGATGTAACTTACGgacaaaaatatgatgtTAGCCAATGAATAGCCAATAATGATCCATGCTTCCAAGGAACTCGGCATCAATCCCGTAAAGACTTCCAAGTTTAGAAAGTTGAAGTGATTCGCGTGTTTATCTACTAAAAATGTAGGCAGCACAAAACGACCTCGAATATAATTGACGATCCGGCACCCAAATAGCGCTCGATTCAGCCCGTTATAGTGACTCATGTGGAAGAATACGGCGATCAAACCCACTATAACGAAGTAGTAACTTAAATATGCACCATAAACACTGCTAATATCTAAATTATAGGCATGCGCATGAAAAGCTCGTACCCATTTAGATCTTGTCTCGCGGTCGACCCGAACGGATGTCGATAAGCTTTCAACAGAACTATAGTTTTTTAAGGCATGAGAAGAAGCGTTGTTTAGGGATAAGTAGTATTGCTCCAGCGAAATGTTGCTAAACTTTTTATCGACGAACGAGCACGTATTTCGTACATTTCCCAAGCTTTCTTCGAAACTTGAATTGTCCGTGGGAAATACCTGGTCTGTGAGTGAATTGAAGATACAAAGTGACCAAGTATCAAATGCTGGCGAATAAGAACATATGGTAGAGTAGAAGCCTGGCACAAGGGAATTATCAAATGACCATTTCAGggtatttatatatgaTGCGCATGCCAGCACAGCGTTGGATCCCAAAcgatcttttttttcagtatgTGGCAACTTTATATTGAAAGCGCTTGCTAAAGATATCAACCACGTTAAAAGTAGAAGCGGTTTATGCATATTCGTGAGTTACGGTCGTCATGATTTACTTTAGACGCTCATAGAAAAATCATTGCTGCTTTTGTTCGATGACTTTGTACCCTCTCTTGATCTACTTGACCAGCATTGCCATTCAGAATTTAGAATTTCAAATACGGGTGCAAAAACAATGCCAACGGGCCGGGGTGCACGGAACCTTGAATCTAAGTATTGTATTTGAGATAGAGTtgcaaagagaaaattatAATTATAATAGTTCTATACATGTATTCTGTATATATACGactattttatatatagatatacatatttcattttcttggagattgttgtcatttttgaaatcattTACCTTAATGAGAACCAGCACCTCTGCTGACCCTTTCCAAAACAGAATCGTAAGAGACTTCGGAGAAATCAGTACCTTGGACATCAGTAGAGACACCGTTCAAGGCTCTCCTTAAGGCATCCTTGGAGGATGCATAAACCATCTTGGATCTGACTGGAGCGGTATCTGGAGACCaagtaaagaaaacgaTCTTGGATCTCTTACCTTCGTTACCATTGATTTCGTATTCAAAATCGTAAATAGCGTAAAGACAGTCGTTTTCTGGCAATTTCTCCAAGAAAGCATCGTAAGATGGATCGTTAGAGGTTTCTTTGACAACGATTTCGGTTTTAGCATCGTTCAATCCgaataaaataaatttgtattttttacCTAGTTTCAAGTCATTGAAAGCGGTAAGGGATTCatcagcaacagcaacacTACACAGAAACTTCGCATCTTTCCGGCTTCTTATGACTTTTTTCCCCACATTCCTTTTAAAGTTTCTCTATGACAAAAAGGGAGGAAAGAAACAGCATAAGACAGCGAGATAAAACGGGACCAGGTCAATTAGTTAGTAATTGGCACTTCTCACACAGTATGGATAAAATTTTAGCATACCCAGATCTAGACATCTTGTTTTGTTagttttttgtttatatatgttcTGAAATCTAAAGTTTACGTAGTTGCTAACTagtcttttcttgtttcctcttttttcttccaattttgtCATCAAACAGGGGCGGCGTCACCCGACTCATATACTTGTTTACCCGGAtatttgataataataatacaaaGACTCTATATAGCATTAATGGCAAGCTTATAGAATTGTTTCTCTCGAGCTCCAAGACAATCAGTTTTTCATCAGGAAGTTTGATGTCTAGTCTTGAGCTTGTTGAAGCTCTAGAAGAAAGGTATGACCGACTGGAGGTGCTTATAGGCACCGGATACAGCAAGAATTCCGATGTTTCAGCGCAACTAGATGAACTATACAGACAGTTACATCATCTATACTTCCAGGGTCTAAAGTACTCTCAAGATCTTCTACAACTCTTAAATGCTTTCTTAATGGAAGATACTGAGAACATAGGAGCTCCTGATGACGTTCTTATTTTTGCTAGTTGCTTTGACGATATCTATACATTATATAGTAAATTTGACGAGTTGAACAATCAATATATGGAGTTTTGTCAGATCAGGAAAAGTTCGTTATATCAGATTCCCTCCAAAGATGGCAAGATTGTAACGAAGCACTTGAAGGAACTTCCTAAGCTGGTGAATAACTGTAACATGATGATTTTAAGATCAATTGCAACTCTAAACCGTTTCATTGATTGGAATATTGAGATTAATGAATTCTTTCAgttccaaaagaaaagattgtTAAATTTACAAAAGGTAATTTATAGTACGTGaatatatgtgtatatatattaatatatatatactttaGCTTTGAAGCGGTTAGTCCTTTTTAGagttcaatttttctacAAACGCCTTTTTAGCCATTTCAATTAGGATTTCCAATTCTCCGCTATGTTCACACATGCTGTAAAAGGCACTTTGTTTGTTGAGTAGCAAGGAATATGGATGATCATATTCTTTAACTTCACCTGCATCCATCACTAAAATTTTGTCATAATCGATAACAGATCTTAATCTATGTGCAATTGTCAAAATTGTACTTCCCTGGAACTCTTTTCTGATagtttcttgaatttttgcATCGGAACCATAGTCGATGGACGCTGTAGCTTCGTCTAGCAAAATTATCTTTGGACTCCTCAGTAACGATCTGGCGAGACACATCAATTGACGCTGTCCTTGGGACAAATTGGATCCACCTTCACTGATTTCACTGCTCAAATCCAAGAATTTATTAACGTTCTCTGAATTAGTCGACGAAGTGTCATTGCCCGCCTCTCTTGTGACCCCATGTTGTAATTGCTCTTCACTGATTAGATTTACACGTTTCAAAGCTTCAAAGATCTTTTTGTCACTAAATTCATCATATGGATCTAGGTTGGTCTTGATCGTGCCTGAAAATAGTGTTGGATCTTGTGGAATAATAGTTATAGAACGACGCAATCTTTGTAAATCAACGCCAGAGATATCGATATTATCAATCTTGATATGGCCTGTCTCAGGTTCCAAAAATCTAAATAAGGCAGTAATAATAGTTGATTTACCGGCACCGGTTCTACCAACAATACCGATCTTAGATTGTGCGTCgacagaaaatgaaacgTTTTTAATTACTCTAGGTAGGTTTGGAGCGTAACGTAATGATAAATCATTAACCTCGATTTTACCATCTTGCGGCCATTGTGGTGGCGGCACTTCTTTATGTTGGTTGTATGGCTCTTGCTCAATTTCCATATATTCTTTGACTCTTTCAACAGAATTCATATTCATCTCCACTTCAGAGTACAATCTAACCAACCACAATGCACCTTCAGTGAAGGAAATCGCATATGTTAAAGATATACCGGCCATACCCGAATCTAGATGATTGATATTGAATAGTATGAACAGACCAGCTCCAAAGATGACCAAGGATCCAATCATGTCTATTCTGAAGGCTAACCAACGATTAGCAACCCATAAGTAGAAGAAcggtttattattttcatcaattttgtGTAAGTTCTCTTGCATAAACCTTCCTTCATCACCAAACGCACGAATAGTTGTAACACCGACAAGAGTCTCGGAAAAGTGTTGATAGATTGGCGATCTGGAGATAGATTCAAATCTTTTCAGTTCACGAGAACCCGCCATGTAGAAGTACCCaacaaaataatacaatATTGAAACAACTATAGCAACAGATAAAAATTGTGGAGTGATAAATGTGATCAATATGACGGTGGATAAACATTCAATAAGCGAATAGAAGGCCCCTTGTATATAAGGTGTCAATTCCTGATCAATAGCCTCGATATCCTTGGAAAATCTGTTCATAATTCTACCTGTTGGAGTagcatcaaaaaatcttatCTTGGAGTGTAGAACCTTGTTTAGAATCATGTTGAATATCTTTCTTGACGCGTTGATACCAGCAACGAAATTTAAAATAGTCTTACCTGCCCCCAATAAGGATTGAGCCAAACCAATGATTAAGTACAGAATCAGATAATACATTGTGGAATGTTCACTGGTGGGTTGGTTCTCAGTTGACGCCATACTAATTTGGAACGAACCTCTCCAATCAATTAGATGACTAGCCTCCTTAGAGACAAAGGCAATAGCGCGTTGCGCTCTGGGAACAATTTTAGCAATAATATTGTGTGATGCCCAGGCGCGAACCCACCATGATTGTCCGATATACAAAAGTTGGGCTATTAAGAACAAGGAAGctaaaaatgaaacaattTTCCAAccaccaaaaattttcaagtaCCATTTATAGACATCCATGCCAACTACACCCTCTTCCttggtttcttcttctattaaTTTACCATCTTCAGCACGTTCAGCTTCTGTTCTCAATGGtttttgaagtttcttTGCTTCAAATTGGGAGGAGTTGTTGTTCATGCTAATTTGTTGTTCTTTGACAGCGGGTAGGTTACTTAGGCTTGTGCTACTTTTTGCAGCTAAGTTAGCAGAAGAGTTTGCCCGTGATAAGATACTACTTTTTACTAACTCATCTTCACCAAACAAACCCTTTTGTAGCATATCTATTGGGTCTCCTTGGTCTTTAACCCTACCATCTTCTAACAATACCACCAATTCAGCATTTCTCAAGGTTAAGGCGATGTTGTGGGAAACCAAAATACATGTTCTATCTTCCATTAATGGTCCAGTAATACAATTATCGTAAATCCAGGATGCTGTGTGAGAATCAACTGCGCTTAAACAATCATCCAAAAGAACATGTCTTGCGTTGGAGTACAGAGCCCTAGCAAGAGAAACTCTTTGCTTTTGACCACCAGATAAAGTAATCCCCTTCTCGCCGATTTCCGTCAAGTCACCGGCTTTCAAGATCTCGAAATCACGCTTCAATCCACATGCTTCAACAACAGCTTTATACCTTGCCTCATTAAATGGACTATTGAATAAAATGTTGTTTTTTACAGTATCATTTAGAAGCCAGGCGGCCTGAGAACAATAAGCAATGGAATTAGTTGTTCCATTCGCATCTACCACTACTTCCTGCCTTGGCTCCAGAGCTGGAACGACAACCTTACCACTGAGTAGATACATTTCGCCTAATAATGCCATCAGTAGAGATGTCTTACCGGAACCAGTTGGGCCAATAACGACATTTAGTTTACCAGTTTTGAATTCAATGTTCAAATCCTTCAATTTGAAGTCTTGATTGTCCTTATCCCAGGAGATGGTGGAATTCTCAAAGGCAAATCTTTTCCCATTTGGATCCACGGTCAATTGATCGTATTTCTTTgtatcattttcatttaagAAATCCTGGACTCTATCTAATGAGACCTTTGATTGAACGACAAAACTTAACATATCAGACAAACGATCCAACGGATCTCTTAATAACGTGAATAAAGAAAGCGCAGTGAAGGCAACTGGAGTGGTTAATACCTCACCTTGAACGTAAATGTAGTAAGCAAATGAAGAGGCTGTTACAATAGTTGGAGTAACgaaccaaagaaaagaactgATAGACCAAACAATAGATCTCATTAGCAACAGAGACAATTCGTTTTCTCTAATAGTATTaatatctttttcaaaattctcCTCCCATGAAAAGTATTTGATGATTCTGATAGCTTGGAAAGCTTCATTCAGCTTTTGAATACGATTATCTGTGACGGCcaagttcttcttctgcaaATCGCCAATGTATTTGGCAAGTTTGTAATTCAGTGGGAGCATAGCAACAATGATTAAGACACCTACAATTGCAGCAAAACCTAACAGATGGTATAACAGCGCAAGAGCAACAACAGTCATGACAAAGGCCTCTAAAAATGAATGTAGATAACCACAAATTTCAGAGACCTTGAAGGCGTCAATGGCCATCAGATTGATAATCGCTCCGAGGTTGGCGGAAGAAGTGGACTCCTCATCGCCGTTGATGCTCTTTTGATCATTGATTTCTTGTGGATCCTCATTAGTAGGTTTAGTCTTGTTAGTGgagatttttcttctcaaagCTTTAGTGTAAATTTCGGAGATTATAATACTTTTCATTCTGATACAAACTCTCCTTCCAAAGAATAGTGCTTGTGCTTGGCAAATAGCCACTAATATCCTACCCACAAACATGGTAGTTACATAAAACCAGGCTAGGTTTGAGGGAGCAGATGACTGATCTTCAACATACTCCAGGATTCTTTTCAGTAAAACTGTTGGAATAAAGGAGAGTACACTGCCCAAAAATGCCCAAAAGCATTGTAGTACCAAataattggaaaagaaaaagaaaaggtttAGCGAAAAAATACGTTTCTTCTTAACCTTATGGTCAACAAAGTacctgaattttttcaccacaaagaaagaataatcTTGCATCATCAATCCCCAAATATCCTTAACTTTGATACTCACCTTGTGTGCTTTCCAAACAAAACTGTCCAACCAAGCCCAGCATATGAATCCAGCAATAGAAGTTACCGGTTCTGGAGATGGAGTAATCCAGCTATCTGTTTTATAGATGATAGCAAAATTATTTCTTATCCTCGCAAAAAAGAGCAATAAGAAAAGGGCAAGGTTGATTGATATTTGTGAAATGTAATACTTTCTTAGAATAGGAGTGTTTATATGGTGAATGAAAATGGAACGGAAGGGTAAAACCATagaaataaacaaaatcaaataatttATGAACGACACCGACCATAGATTTCCGGGATATTTGtttatcaatttgaaattttgattgACGTTTGCTAGACGTAAAGAGACAATTACAAACAATAAGCACCATTCTACTAAACCAGTAATCGTACCTCGTTGAGTGAACTCTGGGTTTTTATTAACATAGTGTAACAGTATAAAAGAATGTATTATAACTTGAGAAAgtaccaaaaaaaactccaggataatttttgatttttcaatgaagCCTCTTCTTATTATTTCAGGTTCTCCATGAGGTTCTCCATTTAGCTTAACTGATTTTAGCTTTTCCAGAGAAAAATGTCTATTTTTTAATGCGTCTTTTTTACAATTAATGTCCACATAATTGGTCGTAGTGGTATTATTGTTTATCAAAGGACTCTGTTCGTCTTCGTCGGTAGATGAGTACAAGAGTTCATCAATTGggtttctttctttcaagtGTAGGACGttataatagtaataatgtTTCCATATGTTATAAGTTACGAACAACGCCGTGAACATTGAAAGCACCAAGGGAGTATAATAATTAAGGTACTTTGTTCTGCCGTACCAAGTTACGTCATCGTAAAACCAAAACTGATGGTCAGGTCTTGTTGAATTAAGTACTTGTTGCATGTTCCCGGtagctttttcttccttagTTCGGTCTTGGAAGCGTAATCTTGATAATAAAACTAGAATTAAAGATGTATAAAGGGAATGCCGCAAAAATGTATTAAAGTTGTTCTCAAACGAAAAGATTTGAATTGAAAGGAGTACAAAATCTGGGAAAGTATAATGTTTCTTGAATGCGATGGAACGAAGTGAAAGGAAAAAGCG
Proteins encoded in this window:
- a CDS encoding uncharacterized protein (similar to YLL054C); this translates as MNPASRKKVKPSFVCLRCKQRKTKCDKLWPTCSKCKASSSICSYEVEPGRTNKSPTIDNVPYRDLRNLTPASISTSGSSTSMLNSSAKGWEMKNFAMNLWNAHDKLVVMNNTTIVDSPFAFHSILQHDLFAKALTTCIHGRILIDVERHRENVSSNSKKRELNLPIGEIGPLFFIDKAALKIIENTSKTSKLTPPIDFLYNTYDYEQAHPEESNEKVSVNILLEELSKYLHNKDEVDGLIVDFYKTIYPTYPLLEISLFEDNMKELLQLNEFNGYNIVFTGKDSRRKLETITILTIILAFSHRRLSLSINNPFKESFCVKSNNLALLAHKLLALMNVFQYVNEHTFSCLLYFFILRYLNPDQVDMYPTHSSLLNLKFLENVAIKLGLNEEPFQYTRYVSEWDDYPRLFNLRRKLWLGVQFLKFEISTPEGDSDILSLEYLRSFIKTDKSLPELFEKNYASTNNLDLSLMATAENIYHLHLSLQVLLTSCYPINGTSYLKEVLNNIDETKDFLNQKFPLILSSFEETTVKSLHINIPSFLANEESFDFSTFEENETFVANIIGYTCTMNVYHSVSLHFEKQSFRNASEFKRYYHRFTFAAIQDYLTLLKLVSEYFNGSLVHLREPFGLATQKVVRFSIHRLFIFQAALLVRLFFKKDTCSRPSVAMGMENDRNGKINRVIEKIIKLMSYHMKLLIEIVTSKLEKSYLGSFISVSIFRYIIYLVDTGALSTFISDYWKSGAIMDERYARIHRIVGLKWGLGRDKSFSFTSKLSNPQILGSLDLEILEELEKLISAQEFSRNFTEQVVDSSQSEADLTNYDNEALNQLMAIDLDKLLEIFPDLTDLEEEYQFERHKL
- a CDS encoding aquaporin family protein yields the protein MSTESNDLEKNISHLDPTGVDNAYIPPEQPETKHSRFNIDRDTLRNHFIAAVGEFCGTFMFLWCAYVICNVANHDVALKTEPEGSHPGQLIMIALGFGFSVMFSIWCFAGVSGGALNPAVSLSLCLARAISPTRCVVMWFSQIIAGMAAGGAASAMTPGKVLFTNALGLGCSRSRGLFLEMFGTAVLCLTVLMTAVEKRETNFMAALPIGISLFMAHMALTGYTGTGVNPARSLGAAVAAKYFPHYHWIYWIGPLLGAFLAWSVWQLLQILDYTTYVNAEKAAGQKKEE
- the FRE6 gene encoding putative ferric-chelate reductase (ferric reductase with similarity to Fre2p~similar to YLL051C) encodes the protein MHKPLLLLTWLISLASAFNIKLPHTEKKDRLGSNAVLACASYINTLKWSFDNSLVPGFYSTICSYSPAFDTWSLCIFNSLTDQVFPTDNSSFEESLGNVRNTCSFVDKKFSNISLEQYYLSLNNASSHALKNYSSVESLSTSVRVDRETRSKWVRAFHAHAYNLDISSVYGAYLSYYFVIVGLIAVFFHMSHYNGLNRALFGCRIVNYIRGRFVLPTFLVDKHANHFNFLNLEVFTGLMPSSLEAWIIIGYSLANIIFLSVSYIIDPYNLIFNSHLSQFTRLLADRSGILAFTQFPLIIIFTARNSFLEFLTGLKFNSFISFHKWIGRIMVLNATIHSLSYSLFAIVNHAFILSNKQLYWKFGIAGITVLFVLLVLSLGVVRKRHYEFFLYTHIILAILFFYCCWKHVKIFNGWKEWIVLSLFIWGLEKLFRIWNILRFRFPKATLINLNTSNNPHDEMFKVIIPKHNRRWHSKPGQYCFIYFLHPLIFWQCHPFTIIDEGDKCVLVIKPKNGLTRFIYNKILQSLNGKLQLRVAIEGPYGPSNHKLGDFDHLLLLSGGTGLPGPLDHAIKLSRKPDKPTSIDLIITIKNLSFLNGYKSEVLELKNSRSNVNVQIYLTQQAAVAKGANARDQLINYNDIMAELTNFAHIGNARPNFSNAIDNTMKNMPPRDSLAIVCCGPPVLVDDVRNSVSQKLLDYPERIVEYFEEYQCW
- the COF1 gene encoding cofilin (Cofilin, involved in pH-dependent actin filament depolarization~similar to YLL050C) — protein: MSRSGSRKDAKFLCSVAVADESLTAFNDLKLGKKYKFILFGLNDAKTEIVVKETSNDPSYDAFLEKLPENDCLYAIYDFEYEINGNEGKRSKIVFFTWSPDTAPVRSKMVYASSKDALRRALNGVSTDVQGTDFSEVSYDSVLERVSRGAGSH
- the LDB18 gene encoding Ldb18p (Component of the dynactin complex~similar to YLL049W) gives rise to the protein MSSLELVEALEERYDRLEVLIGTGYSKNSDVSAQLDELYRQLHHLYFQGLKYSQDLLQLLNAFLMEDTENIGAPDDVLIFASCFDDIYTLYSKFDELNNQYMEFCQIRKSSLYQIPSKDGKIVTKHLKELPKLVNNCNMMILRSIATLNRFIDWNIEINEFFQFQKKRLLNLQKVIYST